In the Flavobacterium sp. 90 genome, TTTATCTATCGTTGTTGTGTCAAATGCATTTGGTTCAAAAGTAATTAGATCCGGTAGCCATTGATGGTGAAAACGTGGCGCATTTACAGCTTCCTGCATGCTCAAATTATATTCATAAACATTTAGAATCGCTTGCAAAACAGTTGTAATAATAGTCGAACCTCCTGGAGAACCAACAACCATAAACAAGTTTCCGTTTTTCTCGACAATAGTTGGTGTCATTGAGCTCAGCATTCTTTTTTTCGGAGCAATACTATTGGCTTCATTTCCTACTAAACCAAACATATTTGGAGATCCCGGTTTAGCACTAAAATCGTCCATTTCGTTGTTTAAAAAGAAACCTAATTCATCACAATAATATTTAGATCCAAAACCGTCATTTATTGTCGTAGTTGCCGCAACAGCATTTCCTTGTGCATCTACAATCGAATAATGTGTAGTTTCGGTACTTTCATTATACGTTACTTTTCCTTCTTTTATATCTGATGATAAACTTGCCTTATTAACATCAAAACTTGACATTCTGTCTTTTAAATAAGCATCGGACAACAAAGCATTAATTGGGATTTTTACAAAATCAGGATCGCCTAAGAATTGACTTCTGTCTGCATAAGCTCTTCTTTCAGCTTCAACAATTACCTGAATAGATTCTTCAGAATTGTGTCCCATTTTTGATAAATCATATGGAGCGATCATTTTCATGATTTGCGCCAGACAGATTCCTCCGCTGCTTGGAGGAGACATTGAGGTGATTTTTAAATCTTTATAATTAAATTGTAACGGTTTTCTCCATTTTGCTTCATATGTAGCTAAATCTTTAAGCGTAATAATTCCGCCTCTTGTTTGAAGATATTCTACTAGAATTTTGGCAGTTTTACCTTTGTAGAATTCATCTTTTCCATTTTTTAAAATACGTTTCAAAGTATTTGCTAAAGCTGGATATTTGATCGTATCATTCTCTTTGAACTTTCCTGCCATAAGCGTATTTGGACCATTTGCTTTGACAATCGCATCGTGATAAGCTTCTAATTGTTTTTGCTGTTTTATAGTAACAATTACACCTCTTTCGGCAAGAGCGATAACGGGTTTTAAAATTTCGGACATTGGTAATGAACCTAATCTTTTATGAACGGCAAAAACTCCGGCTACTGTTCCGGGAACACCAATTGCCAAAGCGGTTTCGGTGCTTTTTCCTTTGATTACATTTCCGTCTTTATCCAAAAACATATCTTTTGTTGCTGCTAATGGAGCTTTTTCTCGATAATCCAAAGATCCAACTTCGCCATTTGCTTTTCGATAAACCATAAATCCGCCGCCGCCAATATTTCCTGCATACGGAAAAGCAACTGCCAAAGCCAATTCGGTACCAACCATTGCATCAAAAGCATTTCCGCCTTTTTTCATAATATCAGCTCCAATTTTTGAAGCTTCCTGACGTGCCGAAACAACCATAGCTTTTGTTACTACTAAACCTGTTGGTTTTACAGTTTCCTGAGCAGAACAATAAAAAGAAATAAAGCTGAATAATAAGGTGATTTTTTTCATAAAAAGCATTGTTATGTAATTTTATAGAATCCTTTAGATTTTATAATGAAAGTCTTTTTTGTTTGGCTTGAGCCTGCATATCTTGAAAGAAAAGATCAAATTCGGATTCAAATTCTGCATAAAAATCTTTGAGTTCCTGAGTAGCAAATTGCATTTTTGATTGATTTTTTGACCTTCGATCCATTTGCGTCAAAATATGCTGAATTCCGTCAGTCGTCTGATAACTCCAAAGCCAGTTTTCTCTAATCATCGTTGGCATTAAGTTTTGTGTTCTTTCGGTTAGGATAGGATAATTTTCATGTAATGATTTATAAAACCGATTAATGAAAAGATCCAGTTTTTCATCAGAATATTTCGCCCAGTTTTTCGCCAAAAAATGATCGTAAACAATATCTACGATTACGCCGGCATAATGATGATATTTTTCGTGTAAGCGCTTTGTACTTTGCCTAAAAATATCATGAGAATCTGTATATGTGTCTATAAAACGGTGTAAAATAATTCCTTTTTGGACATCCTCAGGAAAATGTTCAAATTGTTTTCCGCGAATTCCATCGGCCATAAAATTGCCAATTTTAATTAAATCATTATCACCTGAAAGATATATATGGGCTAGGAAATTCATTTTTTTTGAGGTGCTAAGGTTCTGAGGTGCTAAGTTTCTAAGTTTTTTAGACTAGTTTATTTTAGTAAAAGTATGAAAACTTTTTCACATCATTTTAGTGAATGATATGAATCAAGAGTGAGAATGTGCCGTTAGGTACTAAATATTGGTAGTCATTAGTTCGAAATTGGCTAACGTGCCGTAGGTACGAAATGGCTTGTGTTTTATTGTGTACCTACCGTACGCTTAAATTTATTTTAATTCATATTTTCTACCCATATTTAGTACCTAACGGCACAAAACAAAAACGTCATATTTAGTATTTATATGAATAATGTAAAGTTTCTAATTTACGTGTTTAATATCTTAGAAACTTAGTATCTCAGTCCCGAAATTTCGGGATAGCAACTTTTTTTTAATTCTTAGTAGCTTAGTATCTCAGAACCTTAGTAACTTTTCTATATTTGTAATTGATAACCATAACTCACAAAAATGACTTTAATAAAATCAATTTCAGGTATACGAGGAACAATCGGTGGAAAAGTTGGAGATAACCTGACTCCTGTTGATGCTGTAAAATTTGCATCGGCATATGGTACTTTTCTGAAAAACAATACTTCAAAAGAAAAATTAACGGTTGTAATTGGTCGTGATGCCAGAATTTCTGGACCAATGATTCACAATCTTGTTGTAAATACTTTAATAGGTTTAGGAATTAATGTAATTGATCTTGGACTTTCTACTACACCAACTGTAGAAGTTGCTGTGCCATTAGAAAAAGCTGATGGTGGAATTATTTTAACAGCATCTCACAATCCAAAACAATGGAATGCTTTGAAATTACTGAATGAAAAAGGTGAATTTTTAAGTGGTGCAGAAGGAGCTAAAATTTTAGAAATTGCAGAAGCAGAAGCTTTTGATTTTTCTGATGTAGATAATTTAGGCGAAATTACAATCAATGACGCTTATATGGACATTCATATTGATGAAGTTTTAAACTTGCCATTAGTAGATGTTGAAGCTGTAAAAGCAGCAAAATTTAAAGTGGTTGTTGATGGTGTAAATTCTTCAGGTGGAATTATTATTCCAAGATTATTAGAATTGATGGGAGTTGAAGTTGTAAAATTATATTGCGAACCAAACGGACATTTTCCTCATAATCCAGAACCTTTAAAGGAACATTTAACTGATATTTCTGAATTGGTGGTTAAAGAAAAAGCGCATCTTGGAGTTGTTGTTGATCCTGATGTTGATCGTTTGGCTTTTATCAGCGAAGACGGGGAAATGTTTGGTGAAGAGTATACTTTAGTAGCTTGCGCCGATTATGTTTTGAGTAAAACTCCAGGAAATACAGTTTCGAATATGTCATCGTCTCGTGCTTTGCGTGATGTAACAGTTGCTCACGGCGGAAAATATGAAGCCAGCGCAGTAGGTGAGGTGAATGTTGTGGAATTAATGAAAAAAAACAACGCTATTATTGGTGGTGAAGGTAACGGTGGAATTATCTATCCGGAATCTCATTATGGACGTGATAGTTTGGTTGGTGTAGCTTTATTTTTGACGCATTTAGCGAATAAAAAAATGTCAGTTTCGGCATTGAGAGCTTCATATCCTGAATATTATATGAGCAAAAACAAAATTGAATTGACACCGCAAATTGATGTTGATGCAATTTTGGTTGCTATGACTGAAAAATATAAAAACGAAGATATCACGACAATTGATGGTGTGAAAATTGATTTTGCTACAGAATGGGTACATTTAAGAAAATCAAACACAGAACCAATTATCAGAATCTATACTGAAGCTCCTTCTCAGGAAAAAGCTGATGTTCTGGCTCTTCGAATTATTGACGAGATAAAAGCAATTGCAGGAATTTAATTCTTGACAATTCATCATAAAAAAACACCTCTTTCATTAATTTTGAAAGAGGTGTTTTTTTATAAAATGAACTTAAAAATTTAACAGCAATAAAGGTTTAAAAGCTTTCAATTTGTGCCGTTAGGCACTAAATATTGGTAGAAAAATATAAATTGAGATAAGTTTAGCGTGCCGTAGGTACGCAATGAATAGCGTTTTGTTGCGTACCTACGGCACGCCAACGAATTTTGAACCTAATAATCTCTACCAATATTTAGTGTCTAATGGCACATTTTAACATTTGATTTACAAAATCAGAGTTTTAGTCTTTGATGATTTTCAATGTTTTTTTTACTGTACCATAAGTTACCGTTACAATATAAATTCCTGTAGAAAGTTTATCTCCAATTTTAATATCTTCATTAGTATAATAAGAATCCGAAGAGAAACAAAGGGTTCCTTTCATGTCGACAATTTTTATTGTCAATGGTTCTGTATCCACAGATTTTATATGAAGTATGGATTGATTTTTTACTGGATTTGGATAAATGGTAAAAGTATCTTTTTCGAAAGTTGGATCGTTAAGACCTAAATTTGCCTGAGCAACATCAATGTAATTAAAATTCATATCATTTGATTTGAATTTAATCTTCAAATAAACTTGTCCTTTTGGTAAAGTAATTCCGTTTACGGTTTTATCTGTATAAGTTTGATATCCGCCAGTAGCAGGAAAAGTTTCGCCTGTTTTTACGACAACATCATTTATAAGAATATCAAATTTACCGGTAATTGTTGGTGAAGCTACTCTAAAAGTCAGATTGTAAGTTCCGGCATTGGCTACATTTAGTTGGTATTCGTTCCAGTCGCCTTCATTTATAAAACATACATTTTGACCCGTTCCTGAATCCGTTGTGTTTTGCAATCCTGTACCACTTCTGCGATAGTGTTTGTTGGCAATAATTCTTCCGGGAACATTTATTTTTTTATCGGTATAAGAAACATTTATATATTCAGTACCAATAGGTTTCAAAACGCCTCTTTCAGGAGCTAATAATTGTCCTTCGAGCATATCTGTCCAAGTTGCAGGAACTCTTCCTGTGAACCAAGAATATCTGTAAATGTCAGGATCGTTTTCAAAACTGGTTACGATTTCCTTCATAAACGCAATTTTTTCGGCAGAAGTCTGAATAACTCTATTCGCAAATTCAGTTACCCAAACTGGTTTATTGTATTTTTTAAGAAGTCCCGTAACACCAATAACTGCTCCGGCTGAACTATCATAAGTGTGAAAAGCAATATAGTCGACTTTGCATTTTGGACAGATAGCAAAAAACTGATCGTGCCACGCAACCGGATCCGATATATTGCCATAACTTTCAGGGCCGTTGTAAGCTGGTGAAGCACTTACAATCTCTAGGTTTTTTGCAGCAGCGATTTTTTCAACATTTGCCCAAGCATTTACAGCTTCCTGAGGCGTTAATCTTGCTCCATCATTAAAATTTGGTTCATTAAAGGCAAGCAAATATTTAGCGCCGGGTTTTATTTTATTAATAAAATTCTGCAGATCAGCATCACTTACAGGATTCCAAGTCATTGGAACATATTCAACGCCAATAGATTCATAATTTGTGTTAGTATCATTTTCAGGTAAAGAACCCCAGTTGTACCACCACGAAACTCCGGGTTTTAAGGCTAATAAATCTGATGTTGAATTATTATTGTAAGCAATTCCGCGTTTTGGACTTTGAGCAGAACAGACATTTGAAATCGATATTATTATAAAGGTAAAAAGTAGGTTTTTAATCATAATTATTGATTTTGATTTGGGTTTGGAGGAATAATTTTTCTAACTCCAAATTTATGTCGTTTGTGTAATTTTTGATTTTCCCTCGATTAGGAAAAAATATTACAAAAACACATCAAAATCAGTTTTAGTATATCAAATAGTATGTTTCAATGGTTTAATGCTTTTTAAAAAGAAAAAGGTCAAAAAAAGAATGTTACTTTTTTTGACCTTTTTTCATTATTAAGATGATTATTCAACTTTATGTTTCCATCTTTTGTGCGTCCATAAATAATATTCAGGAGCTTCGTAAATTTGTTTTTCAACTTCTCTTAGATATTTTTCCGTGATTTCGAAATTCTCGTACTCTTTTGGATTGTCTGCAATTGGAATGATTGTAGCTTCATAATAACCACGACGTACTTTTTTTACTTTTACAAAAACAACGCTCAGATCGTATTTTTTAGCCAGCATTTCGGCTCCGGTATGTACAGGAACTTCAACTCCCATAAATTTCATAGAGTGAAAAATTCTATCAAGTTTTGGTGATTGATCACTTGCTAAACCGTACATGCTTAAAATTCCGTCACGTTGATTTTGAGCCATTGTTGGAATCGCTTTTCTTGTTTCGACTAATTCTGTATCAAATCTGGAACGAATTTTTCGAACCAATTTATCAAAGTATGGATTGGCTACTTTTTTATATACGGCAATTCCACGAAAATCAATTTTTGGATTAATCGTCAAAAGCCATTCATAGCTGGCATAGTGCGACGCTACGAGAATTACACTCTTACCTTTTTTTGCATATTCATTTACAAGATCAAGATTAGTGACTTTAAATCTTCTGTCCATTTCTTCAGGTGAAATACTCATGGTTTTGATCATTTCCAGAAACATATCGCACATATGTTTATAGAATTTTTTTTCGATGTCTTTTCGTTCAGCATCACTTAGATGTGGCAAAGTAAGTGCCAGATTTGCACGAACCACTTTCTTGCGGTAACCTACGATTCTGTAAATAAGAAAATAGACGACATCAGAGAAGCAATAAAATATTCGAAAAGGAAGAATAGAGATTAGCCAAAGAAGAGGATAGGCTAGTATATAAACGAGAAATTGCATGTATTTTTTTTTACAAATATAAATCAAAAATGAATAACCATTGATATTTTGCTTTGACGCTAACATATGTTTAAGAATGACTATATTTACAATTCACATTAAATGTTTTTTATGAATACCATTTTAGTTGGAATTATAGTAGCTAATGCTTTGATTAGTTACAAAGGTTTTAATGATCTTTCTTTTTTTAGAAAATACGAGTTTCATGTTGGAAGTATTCGTTCCGGAGAACAAATCAGAATGCTTTCGTCTGGTTTTTTGCATGTTGATATGATGCATTTAATTTTTAACATGCTAACACTTTGGTTCTTTGCGCCGGTTGTAATACAATGGTTGGGAACTATTTCTTTTGTTTTGGTTTATTTTGGAAGTTTAATCTTTGGGAGTTTGCTTACGATGCTTTTTCATAAAAATGATTATAGTTATCGTGCCGTTGGAGCTTCGGGAGCAGTTACGGGAGTTTTGTATTCTGCGATATTGCTTCAGCCGGATATGATGTTAGGAATTTTCTTTGTCATTCCGATTCCGGCATATTTATTCGGAATTTTATATTTATTGTATTCAATTTATGGAATGCGTGCTAAAAATGACAA is a window encoding:
- the ggt gene encoding gamma-glutamyltransferase, with product MKKITLLFSFISFYCSAQETVKPTGLVVTKAMVVSARQEASKIGADIMKKGGNAFDAMVGTELALAVAFPYAGNIGGGGFMVYRKANGEVGSLDYREKAPLAATKDMFLDKDGNVIKGKSTETALAIGVPGTVAGVFAVHKRLGSLPMSEILKPVIALAERGVIVTIKQQKQLEAYHDAIVKANGPNTLMAGKFKENDTIKYPALANTLKRILKNGKDEFYKGKTAKILVEYLQTRGGIITLKDLATYEAKWRKPLQFNYKDLKITSMSPPSSGGICLAQIMKMIAPYDLSKMGHNSEESIQVIVEAERRAYADRSQFLGDPDFVKIPINALLSDAYLKDRMSSFDVNKASLSSDIKEGKVTYNESTETTHYSIVDAQGNAVAATTTINDGFGSKYYCDELGFFLNNEMDDFSAKPGSPNMFGLVGNEANSIAPKKRMLSSMTPTIVEKNGNLFMVVGSPGGSTIITTVLQAILNVYEYNLSMQEAVNAPRFHHQWLPDLITFEPNAFDTTTIDKLKAKGYLINEKTTPVIGKLDCILVLPNKNLEGGADFRGDDTAVGF
- a CDS encoding ACP phosphodiesterase — its product is MNFLAHIYLSGDNDLIKIGNFMADGIRGKQFEHFPEDVQKGIILHRFIDTYTDSHDIFRQSTKRLHEKYHHYAGVIVDIVYDHFLAKNWAKYSDEKLDLFINRFYKSLHENYPILTERTQNLMPTMIRENWLWSYQTTDGIQHILTQMDRRSKNQSKMQFATQELKDFYAEFESEFDLFFQDMQAQAKQKRLSL
- the glmM gene encoding phosphoglucosamine mutase, whose translation is MTLIKSISGIRGTIGGKVGDNLTPVDAVKFASAYGTFLKNNTSKEKLTVVIGRDARISGPMIHNLVVNTLIGLGINVIDLGLSTTPTVEVAVPLEKADGGIILTASHNPKQWNALKLLNEKGEFLSGAEGAKILEIAEAEAFDFSDVDNLGEITINDAYMDIHIDEVLNLPLVDVEAVKAAKFKVVVDGVNSSGGIIIPRLLELMGVEVVKLYCEPNGHFPHNPEPLKEHLTDISELVVKEKAHLGVVVDPDVDRLAFISEDGEMFGEEYTLVACADYVLSKTPGNTVSNMSSSRALRDVTVAHGGKYEASAVGEVNVVELMKKNNAIIGGEGNGGIIYPESHYGRDSLVGVALFLTHLANKKMSVSALRASYPEYYMSKNKIELTPQIDVDAILVAMTEKYKNEDITTIDGVKIDFATEWVHLRKSNTEPIIRIYTEAPSQEKADVLALRIIDEIKAIAGI
- a CDS encoding glycosyl hydrolase, giving the protein MIKNLLFTFIIISISNVCSAQSPKRGIAYNNNSTSDLLALKPGVSWWYNWGSLPENDTNTNYESIGVEYVPMTWNPVSDADLQNFINKIKPGAKYLLAFNEPNFNDGARLTPQEAVNAWANVEKIAAAKNLEIVSASPAYNGPESYGNISDPVAWHDQFFAICPKCKVDYIAFHTYDSSAGAVIGVTGLLKKYNKPVWVTEFANRVIQTSAEKIAFMKEIVTSFENDPDIYRYSWFTGRVPATWTDMLEGQLLAPERGVLKPIGTEYINVSYTDKKINVPGRIIANKHYRRSGTGLQNTTDSGTGQNVCFINEGDWNEYQLNVANAGTYNLTFRVASPTITGKFDILINDVVVKTGETFPATGGYQTYTDKTVNGITLPKGQVYLKIKFKSNDMNFNYIDVAQANLGLNDPTFEKDTFTIYPNPVKNQSILHIKSVDTEPLTIKIVDMKGTLCFSSDSYYTNEDIKIGDKLSTGIYIVTVTYGTVKKTLKIIKD
- a CDS encoding lysophospholipid acyltransferase family protein, giving the protein MQFLVYILAYPLLWLISILPFRIFYCFSDVVYFLIYRIVGYRKKVVRANLALTLPHLSDAERKDIEKKFYKHMCDMFLEMIKTMSISPEEMDRRFKVTNLDLVNEYAKKGKSVILVASHYASYEWLLTINPKIDFRGIAVYKKVANPYFDKLVRKIRSRFDTELVETRKAIPTMAQNQRDGILSMYGLASDQSPKLDRIFHSMKFMGVEVPVHTGAEMLAKKYDLSVVFVKVKKVRRGYYEATIIPIADNPKEYENFEITEKYLREVEKQIYEAPEYYLWTHKRWKHKVE
- a CDS encoding rhomboid family intramembrane serine protease, whose product is MNTILVGIIVANALISYKGFNDLSFFRKYEFHVGSIRSGEQIRMLSSGFLHVDMMHLIFNMLTLWFFAPVVIQWLGTISFVLVYFGSLIFGSLLTMLFHKNDYSYRAVGASGAVTGVLYSAILLQPDMMLGIFFVIPIPAYLFGILYLLYSIYGMRAKNDNIGHTAHFGGAIGGYLITLIKEPSLFADHTLMVVLLAIPIFILFVMAKLGKL